The following nucleotide sequence is from Manduca sexta isolate Smith_Timp_Sample1 unplaced genomic scaffold, JHU_Msex_v1.0 HiC_scaffold_2878, whole genome shotgun sequence.
GCTCTTTGTTAGTCTAGTTAGTTCATTTTactttgattaataaaataaaatacatatgatGAGCATGTGTGACCTTTTTTAAACTTTCTCAGTGGTATGGGTTTTCCTTGATGTGTCAggacattttatattaaggcggtacctcaaggtccattttcatacattttgtttcacctttaatctgggtaactaaacaagtattggcaagtaaagaatttaaattcacgtctagttagtgattagttctcgcagttgaaagaaaacgtaaaataattaataatcatggatatttcggcctttaaaatttaatatgacgaaatttaaattattgatcaCCTGATTTTGAGTTCACCGGCCGCTGCATCttggaaaataaacaatatttataatatgaaaaatgaaGGAAAAggaagaatttttatttattaagggtACCGTGGTCTGAATTAATGCCTTCAATTATTAGACTAATTAAATCAGCTTCctgtgtaataatttattggtaatACCCAATGGGCCAAAATGATTGCAGTACAACATCaactttttctttttctgtttCCATAATTTCTGGTATAACCAACTTCTTCTCATCTCTTTTATATAGTAAATCAATTTCAATGTAAAACTCTTTGTATTCTTTCTCTTTTATTACTTCTCTCATAGCACTTATACCTTCATCTTCCTTCTGAGCTTTACATATTCTTGAGTGCAACTCCGATCAGATAGGGTAAGCATGAGGGTTTCTGCTAGGTGAATCTGCATTCAGAATTTTCAGTCGCGCTCACTATTTCATAGTCAAAATCTTGAGGAAATTAAACCCATCTAGCTACTAttatggaaattttatttttataaaatgttttcttaaatgCTGAACAGTCagttactattttaatatttttccaaacaaatatttcaattttttacaCCGTCCTACTACCACCAAAGCTTCTAGCTCACAATTGTGATACTTTTGTTCAGTGGCATTAATTTCTTACTCGTGTAGGGAATGGGAAGCAGTTTTCCATCTTCACTATCAATTTGCATGAGAATTGCTCCCAAACCATTTTACAAGGCATCAGTGTGTAGTAATATGTCTAAATCAACTTCAAATATCTTCAATACAGGTTCACTgaatagtttagtttttaagatataatatgcttttctttttttttctttcataagtaaTTCTGATTATGGTCTAGCTTTCACTGCATAATTTGTAATACACTTGCAAAAATATGAGGTCATGAAACTATGAACCTGTTTGTCTAGGGTTCCGGCAAGCAAAATATCGCCCCTGTCTTGCTTGATGATGGTTTAATAATACCTCTTTCTACAATGTGACCAAAATTCTCTATGTTTTTTGTAGTAACTCATTCTCACCAATAAATGTTTAACTCATACGCAGAAGAtacttttaacatttatttgagaCATTCAAGAACCTTTTTTTCACCCAGAGCGAAAACCACAATATGGTTAAAATAATTAGAACTACCCCGTCATGAATTAAATCTCTAAACAATATGGTAATGAACCTATTAAAGAACTTAGGACAGATTGACAGCCCAAAAGGTGCTCTCATAACTCATATTGTCTTTCTGGAATACTGGTTACAAAAGTAGTTTATTTCACGAGTCCTTGTCCACTGGTAAGTGGAGAAtctcattttaaaacaaatgtattatatattctaGACTTGCAAAGTTTATCTATGTGATTGTTTATAACACGCAATGGAAATCCATCATTGACTATCTTTTGGTTTATTTCTctaaaatatacacaaactTTATAGCTACCACCTTTGTTTCCAACTACTGCTAAAGGGCTGGCATACTCTGAATGCCTGGGCGTAATCATTCCTTTTTCCTACCACTCATTACTTTGATGCTGAACTAATTCTTCTTTAATAGCTAATCTTCTAGGATGCTGACAAACCGGAATatcaattttcataatatttaatttaatgagtgaaaaatgtcaaaatgattttGACAACTATAGCGATCCGCGGTTGATTGATCCAGTCCGTCCGGTTCGGTTGAAGCTCGAAAGGTGTCGCTACTGTCAACCTTGTCGGTTACACACAATGAATGTCCCGGtttcacaaacattttttgTGAACGGTTCCGACGCACGGCTATTTTCTAACTACACGATTTACTTGTATGACCcaacttaaaacattttacgcCGTTTGGGCACTGATTAGACATGTGATATTTGTCACCACACTTATGTAATAACACAACCTATAATGGACTTCTTCGGACCGGATGCTGTCGTGTTCTGCTTATAGGAAGCGACTTTTTTACTCGTACTAACACTCATGCCCATATTGGTTTTATTCATCTTTGATTTCATTCTCATAAATAGCGAGATTTTCCTTTAACGTGGCATACATTGAGATGCAGTTCAATATCGCATTATTACTCTCGTAGTCAGGTATGCTATCTACATTGTATTGTATGGCGACGTACTCTGGAAGTTTAGCTCTCTTGCCCAACTCTCACGGCGAACATGTGATAAAATGTATCGTCATCCCTTTTTCAGCGACTTGCCATCATCCCAttcatttttttagaatttagaGTTTGGAAATTCCTTGAGAACATTTTTCAatcttcaaaactttaaaacaccTCGGACCAAAGCTATATCTGCGCAGTTCCAATAAGTGATCGGCGAGCAATAACTAACTTCTGATACGCGTTCCATCCAAAACCTCCACGTTGTCTCCGATGTCGGTTCTCCATTTGGATAAAGTGTACGTTCGACATTTCGCCGCGAAATTTTGTTATTCCATAGGCCGCGTCTATCACCGTTATGGCCGGCGCCCGTGTGGaaatgcattatattataattttactcaaGACTACAAATACATTCTACCGATCCTGTGAAACAATGTGTCATCAACCTCGCGCAAACGCACACTGTCTCACTCTCGCGCATAGGTCTCTCTTACTCACTCACTAACGTTCCATCACACATACATCTTACAGATATAGCATACAATTTATGAATGCCCAGAATCGTGCCATGTACTTGATGGGGAAGTTCCCCTAAAACCAGTACATTGATTGCCGGAGTCGGTATACGTGGAATATAAGGGATAGCTTCGTTGTTGAGCTCCAAAGGGTCACgagtaataattatatgaaaagcTTTTCCCATGATCAATAAAATTCTATAGcattacttattatttgtgTCCTCCTTAATATTGGTACAAGTACTAAAGTTATGATCAAAACGCCACCGTAGCAATTTATTCCGGTGAAACAAGGTCAGCAAAATAATCTGACATAATTTTAGCAACCGTCAATGGACACAGCCTATGTCATCGGCCCTTGTTTTAAGGCTGCATCATAGTACTATCAGATCTATTGCGATAATTCACCAGAATAAAGTTAACTCAGCATTCATTACAAGCTCAGCCCGCTTTAGTATAACAATCAGAGTTCAGACCTTTGTGACTAAAACCAAGCCATCGCTGGCTTAGTTATAGAACGAGTAATAGTACTCGCTTGGTACAACACCGCTCTGGAGTCAATTGGAGACAAATTTATATAGAGTtattctgctcattatcagcctggagtctggattATGTACCCGGTATGGCTTGGTTTTATCACATTGCGTCAGTGGCGTATATGTGTTTCTCGTGCGTTACGACATAACTCTGAGGTCAAGTGGAGGAGAAGTGATATAGGCTTTTTCTGCTCATCACCCTCTAGTCTTGAATATTTAGTCAATATGGCGATGATGACTCGACTTTAACACAGTAGAACGGAACCCATGGCAAAAATAGATAGCCTCTTTTGCACCTGACTGACTCTTCGAAGATGATGGCGTGTTTGTGTTTCACTCTTTACCACTTACCTGCGATCTGGTTCTGAACAGAAGCGCAGAATGGTCTCCTAGCCTCCTCGCTGATGGGTATCTCTGGCGGGAAGGTGAGAGACTCCCTCCAAGACATCACCTTCCTGTACGTCTCCTGCGGTGACTCCGAGCAGAATGGCGGGTAACCTATCAGCATCTCATACCTGCGAACAATGGTGTCATGATGATATACAGacagatattttattcatttataaattcagATATGTTAACAGTTAGAGctaaatatgtaaaaacaataaGATCAAAATATGTATACTATTTAAAGAGAATAAGCACCAATTTATAAGTTGTTGGCTATGTGATTAACAAATAACTGTGGTATTGCAATGAAATCATGGTTGGGTTGAGTGGTTTTAGTAGTCCAAGGTCATCATGATATCTATTTCTGTCATTGAGCAGTTTGCAAGTATTTTGTTCAAATTCAACCATTTACAAAGGcgtttttgcatttttttaaaattattgaataagataatgtttttaattagtttcaaggAAAATTCACTGTCAGCAAATATCCTGTATTTTGATATAACATTATATGGCTGTACAGCATCGCCCGATTATAAgagtttccaaaaaaaaatcttactgtGGACTTTTTCAAGTAAAATTTACTCTATCTACGGATATAGGGTATACCATATTCAGGACATGATCTAGCTgggtaaaatttcatccaaaaggGTTAAGTGGTTTCTGagtttattactattaatatacaAAGATTTAACAAACCTTCGcattgataatttttatgtaacagCCTTGTATAATTCGCAACAATTGCAtgcgcaaataaaataaaaatttagaaCATTTGTAGTTTTCGCTTCGTACTTAACATGTGAACAAAAAcaggcaaaataaaataaaatatgagctttaaattgaaataatataaacactgaTGGCAGCTAGGCGTCGCAGTTGCATAACAAAACTAATAGAAGGCTGCTATATGACTTTTCAATCAAACCAAATATTAACAAAGttcttttttaatcaaattccttaaaatgttttgattattttaagcattttattatattaagtaaaactatattttattacttttcaaaaCCAATTAATAATTGATAACATTTACAAAACCTCATACAGTTTAGCATTGTCATAACCATTATGATCGGTCAAATTAAAAGCACAATGCTGTCAAACCTCAGGTTCCAAATACAAGTTCATTCGGTCTACCCGCATGTTATAGACCTTGAGAAATAGGATCATTATACAACGTCCAATCATCACTATCATCATAGAGCTGTCTGCCCTTAAGTCCGAACATAGGTGCATTTGGTTCAACCCGTATGTAATAAATCTTgacaaataagttttttatacaAGAGTCCAATCATCACTACCATCATCATGATCATAGCCACAGGGTATTCTATGCTGGACTTAGACTGTCCCTAAAGATATCTACTGACCTATTGGGAGTAGTCTGCTTCCAGCTTTTGCACCCTTTATCAGGAATATCGACGGTTCCAGCCCTAGATATTATTCTAGTGCTTGAAGCCAATGATCAGAACGTCAAccacagaaatattttttttttataattcatactaggtgttgctcgcggcttcccctGCGTGGAAAGCCCCGGTAGAAAAtccctaaaatatattttttttgccaacTTACAACAACACTACCAACTATTTCAATACCAATTAAACAATCCATTATGTCCCATGGTAGCAACTGACCtggacaaaaagtagcctatgagtTAATCCAGGTCATGGTCTCCCCGTGTACCAAATTTTGTCCAAATTCGATCAGCTGGTTTACTTCGAACATCATCCTAACATTATCACAAATATTCGCAGTTATATCAGTAAGATTGTAGGACTCTAACATGTCATGTTTAAGGATGTTTGAACGATAACACACTATCAGGACATTTATGGGTTGATAGAGCACAAGAATATCGTTTGTGCGACATTACGTGCAGGTGAAGAGAGCTAGGGTTATAAAAGTATTTCCATGAACcccaagaaataaaatatttagaggtttaaatataaaaaagagagTTGCATTCGCTACAGTTAGACCATGTTCGCTGCATTATATGCAcaagaaaatacaaataataattcgcTAATGCTCTTATTTCGGAGTgaccaataaatattaattattaactacaACGCTTtgcaaatatacattaataatgaattaCTCTATTCGCGAACCACATTTATATCAATACTTAAAGCATTAAAaaggcaacaaaaaaaaatcgcatcGCAACAAACATGCCGATCGTACTCACATAATAACACCGAGGCTCCACCAATCAGCGGCCGGCCCGTAGCCCGTCTGCAGGAACACTTCGGGGGCGATGTAGTCCGGCGTGCCGACGGTGGAGTACGCGAGCGCCCGTCTGTTCCGTTTCCAAGACTCGGCACGACGTTTGGAGTCCATCGCCGACGACGATGTCGAGACTGGGAAGTTAAATAGAGTGCCTGAACAGGCCGGTGGTATGTTATCATCATAGTATAAGGTTTGGTTTATATGTACGATATTAAAGATATCTGTGCTTAATATGTGACAAAAAAATCCGTGTCGTTTGATTGTGATTAAGTAACTGATGTATTGATttctcgatcaatcacaaacatcaaactTAAAAACACCGGCTTACGAGGCGTGTCTgtttttgatattatgtaatCTTTAACCTAGTACACAATATCTAGGGTTACAATTGgatgtcacaaatattttacaccTCTGGCTACACCTTTAGGGATAAAgtaggtatgtatgtttgtataagtaggtatatatataaatttataattataataatacaatttttatatctgTATACTTACTGAAATCTGAGGGAGTAGCGCGCGAAAGGTCCCGGTAGAAGTCTGTGCGGTGGCTCTTCTTCAGGCCCGTGCAGAGGCCGAAGTCGCTCAGCTTTATGTGCCCACGCGCATCCAGAAGCAGGTTATCTGGCTTTATGTCTCTGCAGACGAAAACATGCAAATATGtactctatttttatattacaattggATATAATAAAACGACTAAAACACAAAAGTAGTAGGAATGTACTGTTAATATATTTGTGAACAGCATTAATTAAATGGTGTGTCCAAGCTGTCACCATTGTCTACctttcttctctggtgagaactgctttccgaactggtgttAGATTTCATATTGAcataatctaaataatgtataccaTTTTACAGATTACCACTCTGACCTAATGCAGAtttgcagacttcacatattatCAAAATTCTCTTTGAAGAATTCTCAACTATTTCAGttcttcacgatgtttccttcaccattatagtcaataataattgatatgcaaagtcagaggtgtatgccttGTGTTGTGGACCTACACCTTCAACTCATTGGTCTGTTACACTCCTAACTATCATCAAATTCAGCctgactatattatataataatactagcttttgctcgcggcttcgcccgcgtgaaggtgttttccaggataaaattccactgtttgataaaagtcttgctacatattttcccggtacttataggttcaaactaattttatccccaatctataatttcagttcaatcagtcgaaaatctaagaacatttatacaaactttcatcccctattttatccccttaagggtagaatttatcaaaatcctttcttaggggatgcctacgtcatagtagctttatgcatgtaaagtcttagcccgatccgtccaatggtttgggctgttccttgatatatcactgtcagtcacctttgagttatatattatattaacaactgaagttagctaaaattgagtttctcgaagccgaccactatttatgtactatgtattttgagactatgcaattttgtcgcgttcgcgattcactttcacttttgttgagtttcagaacgcgatattagatcctccaacgcgcacgcgaatttgaactttatgcagcggtaataaattacaaattgactctccattttatttagaaaacgtttgtatggggaaataagaaaaatgctgttttgaggattttcccggcaattattcgaattttctcaccttttaaatcttccctagacctccacgaataattcaagaccaagataagataaatccgttcagccgttctcgagttttagcgagactaacgaacagcaattcatttttatatatatagattacctGTGAATGAAGCCAAGTTTGTGTATACTATCTATAGCCAACGCCGTCTCAGCGACGTAGAACTGCGCGCACTCCTCGCTGAGCGTGTCCTTCTTCATGAGCAGGGTCATCATGTCACCCCCGGGAAGGAACTCCATGATCAGGTACAGGTTCATGGGGTCCTGGAAGCTGTAGTACATCTTCACCACCCACTGATGGTCCGCTTCCACGAGGATGTCTCTCTCGGCTCGGACGTGTGCTACCTGGAAATCAGGGTTGGcagtgttttaattttcttaaccTATTCAGGGTAGACAAGCTTGTTTTAGTATCATGATAGTCAGTATTGTGCTGACTACAATGTTGTTACTATAAAGTCCTGAAAATGGTTTCCTATGTTAAGTTCAAGAGGCTCTTATTTTGTATACTCGGCAgcatttatagtttttttttagtttttacaccTCTGGGATCTTTGCCATCACCTACTCGGATCTCAGATGTGATTgagaaaaaacttttttaatacaatattatctcAGAAACAAACACATTAATAAATCCATCTGCACCTGTTCCTTCTCAAGCATGTCTGCTTTCCTGAGTATTTTCATGGCGTACACATGTCCGGTGTCCTTCTTCTGCACAAGCCGCACCTCGCCGAACGCACCTCTGCCTATCACCTGTAACATATTCAGAGACACTGTTAGAACGAAActagtttagtttttattttgctttgaacGATGAGAccagcttgcctttcgcctgatggtaagtgatacgatcgCCGATATACactagaaacacaatccaacaccttgaatgtccagtagttactctggctacTGTTACAATGTTGTAAAAAGACTACGATTACTGtcgagtgtgtcgcgttccggtatcagcctgtgtatacccggttccaacaggacgACAAAGATTTTCGCATCTTCGTAGAGAGGTATCTGAATGATCTTTTATGCATTACTTTTACAATTGTATTGTGCTCTTCCCAAATCTATGTGGTATTAAAATTAGATAACCATACTGGGATAcagtatattaatattgattccCAAATTGAGTGAAGATGAATCTGTAACTTCTCGGAGAATTTACATTACggcaattaatttgaaaaaaaaaatcatgaaagcAATGTGACTCTTAAAATTGACTCTTTGAATACATGAGCACACCGAGGATGATGTGGAGTTGGAGTGAGGATACTACTCATCTTGGTGATTACCTTGAGCGGTTCGAAGTCCTCGACGCCGAGCCTGGAACGCTTGAGGCGGAGGAACTCCGTCTCTTTCTGCGCATGCTGT
It contains:
- the LOC119192525 gene encoding LOW QUALITY PROTEIN: serine/threonine-protein kinase tricornered-like (The sequence of the model RefSeq protein was modified relative to this genomic sequence to represent the inferred CDS: inserted 1 base in 1 codon), encoding MFSSTLHFFHKRGKGVLEMTGTDNIRFSGHTLDKATKAKVTLENFYTNLISQHYERKQRLEKLEESLKDESLTESQKQEKRQQHAQKETEFLRLKRSRLGVEDFEPLKVIGRGAFGEVRLVQKKDTGHVYAMKILRKADMLEKEQVAHVRAERDILVEADHQWVVKMYYSFQDPMNLYLIMEFLPGGDMMTLLMKKDTLSEECAQFYVAETALAIDSIHKLGFIHRDIKPDNLLLDARGHIKLSDFGLCTGLKKSHRTDFYRDLSRATPSDFSTLFNFPVSTSSSAMDSKRRAESWKRNRRALAYSTVGTPDYIAPEVFLQTGYGPAADWWSLGVIMYEMLIGYPPFCSESPQETYRKVMSWRESLTFPPEIPISEEAXETILRFCSEPDRR